A window from Ictalurus furcatus strain D&B chromosome 16, Billie_1.0, whole genome shotgun sequence encodes these proteins:
- the aebp1a gene encoding adipocyte enhancer-binding protein 1: MKMQRSKVTICLTLFALCWTLTCFDNVDADGIIRPGKTTKGLRRQAATAEQQRKELQSEDTQLDEPSADVEGKNDKPGSKKTPEEVLADKAKKAAEKEAKAKKPKAPKPTKAPKPPKPTKKPKPTKKPKPPKPTKKPKPPKPTKKPKPPKPTKKPKVVKATPKYEENEKASSSSKKPTLEDEKKIHTEFGLDKYLPPKKEYPKPTSITKIPKEHDPDYWDARYEVTEPDLPPKVKEANPITEDPSIYLPIPEETTSTPFVPAWYEEYDYSDLAAKKLEEEMEKKRKEKEEKAEKLRKKWEEEEEERRKQTPVYVEPKNCPPMGMESHRVEDDQILSSSTSHHGFAAQRGRLNMQASDDEEDVYGGAWCADSEEKEHWFQLDAQRDVEYTGVITQGRDSEKHDDFVSSYFVAFSNDTREWTVLHDGYAEWLFYGNVDKDTPVKTEFSQPVVARYIRILPQSWNGSLCMRLEVLACPLPNSYPTENDVTPTDDLDYRHHNYKEMRQMMKVINEECPNITRIYNVGKSSQGLKMYAMEISDNPGEHETGEPEFRYTAGLHGNEVLGRELLLLLMQFLCKEYNDDNPRVRRLVEGVRIHLVPSLNPDAYELAYEMGSEMGNWALGHWTQEGYDIFQNFPDLNSILWGAEERGWVPRVVPNHHIPIPENFLNGSVAAETKAIISWMQRTPFVLGANLQGGANIVTYPFDMQRPPQATGTGGRPNYNMNEETWARIQRQNEGALRETPDENMFRWLAMTYAHSHLTMTETRHGSCHTDDITGGQGIINRASWKPVVGSMNDFSYLHTNCFEISIFLGCDKFPHESELPLEWENNREALLAFMEQVNRGIKGVVKDTDGNALANATISVEGIRHDVKTASTGDYWRLLHPGEYRVTARADGYSSQTRLCMVGYEAGASRCSFTLTKSNWARIREIMAQSGNKPVQVATRTQAGSRSNAGPNKNNPVAGGRERLRRLRLMRLRRLRMQRLRGNMTTNVAPTPTTTTTTTTTTTTTTTTTPFPTTTTELITETTDSWFDSWFMTDSTDVVDPVELELPETEPTRDYTFEYRIDDY, from the exons ATAAGGCgaagaaagcagcagagaagGAGGCCAAAGCAAAGAAGCCAAAAGCCCCCAAGCCCACCAAGGCGCCCAAGCCTCCGAAACCAACAAAGAAGCCTAAACCAACCAAAAAACCCAAACCACCAAAGCCAACCAAAAAGCCCAAACCACCAAAACCTACCAAGAAACCCAAACCCCCAAAACCTACCAAGAAGCCCAAGGTAGTGAAGGCCACCCCAAAGTATGAAGAAAATGAGAAGGCCAGCTCTTCGTCCAAGAAACCAACCCTGGAGGATGAGAAGAAAATTCACACAGAATTTGGATTGGACAAAT ATCTTCCCCCCAAGAAAGAATATCCAAAGCCGACTTCTATTACCAAAATCCCGAAAGAGCATGACCCCGATTACTGGGATGCCAGat ATGAAGTTACAGAGCCTGATCTCCCGCCTAAAGTCAAGGAGGCTAACCCCATCACTGAGGATCCCAGCATATATTTACCCATTCCGG aggaGACCACATCCACACCATTTGTACCTGCGTGGTATGAAGAATACGATTATTCTGACT TGGCAGCAAAGAagctggaggaggagatggaaaaaaagcggaaagagaaggaggaaaagg CTGAAAAACTCAGGAAAAaatgggaggaggaggaggaagagagaagaaagcAAACTCCTGTTTATGTCGAACCAAAAA ACTGTCCTCCAATGGGCATGGAGTCGCATCGCGTAGAGGATGACCAAATCTTGTCCTCCTCGACGTCCCATCATGGATTTGCTGCCCAGAGAGGCCGTTTGAATATGCAG GCTTCAGATGACGAGGAAGATGTTTATGGAGGGGCCTGGTGTGCGGACAGCGAGGAGAAGGAACATTGGTTTCAGCTGGACGCACAGCGAGACGTGGAGTACACCGGGGTCATCACTCAGGGCAGGGACTCTGAAAAACA TGACGACTTCGTTTCGTCGTATTTTGTAGCCTTCAGTAATGACACTCGCGAATGGACGGTGCTTCACGATGGCTATGCTGAATGG CTCTTCTATGGCAACGTTGACAAAGACACTCCAGTGAAGACCGAGTTCTCCCAGCCTGTGGTTGCACGATATATCCGAATATTACCCCAGAGCTGGAACGGCAGTCTGTGCATGAGGCTGGAGGTGCTTGCCTGCCCATTGCCTA ATAGTTACCCGACGGAGAATGACGTCACGCCCACCGATGACTTGGATTACAGGCATCACAACTACAAGGAGATGAGGCAG aTGATGAAAGTGATAAATGAAGAGTGCCCTAACATCACTAGAATCTACAACGTTGGCAAGAGCTCTCAAGGGCTGAAGATGTATGCAATGGAGATCTCAGACAATCCAGGAGAGCATGAGACAG GCGAGCCAGAATTCCGGTACACTGCAGGTCTGCATGGGAATGAAGTTCTAGGCAGAGAGCTCCTACTACTGCTCATGCAGTTCCTCTGCAAGGAGTACAACGACGACAATCCTCGAGTGCGACGCCTGGTGGAGGGAGTGCGCATCCATTTAGTGCCCTCTCTCAATCCAGATGCATACGAGCTGGCTTATGAAATG GGCTCAGAAATGGGAAACTGGGCATTGGGACACTGGACCCAGGAAGGTTACGAtattttccagaactttcctGACCTCAATAGCATCTTGTGGGGTGCAGAAGAAAGGGGCTGGGTTCCCCGCGTTGTGCCAAACCACCACATCCCCATACCCGAGAACTTCCTGAATGGCTCG GTGGCTGCCGAGACAAAAGCCATCATCTCCTGGATGCAGCGAACACCCTTCGTTCTGGGAGCAAACCTGCAGGGCGGTGCGAATATTGTGACATACCCATTTGACATGCAGCGGCCACCCCAGGCCACCGGCACAGGTGGGCGGCCAAACTACAACATGAATGAAGAGACGTGGGCGCGGATCCAGAGGCAAAACGAAGGTGCGCTGCGCGAGACTCCGGACGAGAACATGTTCCGCTGGCTGGCCATGACCTACGCTCACAGCCACCTCACCATGACGGAGACGCGGCACGGCTCGTGTCACACCGATGATATCACAGGCGGCCAGGGCATCATTAATCGTGCTAGCTGGAAACCTGTTGTAGGCA GCATGAACGATTTCAGTTACCTTCACACAAACTGCTTTGAGATATCCATCTTCCTGGGATGCGACAAGTTTCCGCATGAAAGCGAGCTGCCTTTGGAGTGGGAGAACAACCGAGAAGCCTTGCTTGCTTTCATGGAGCAG GTGAACCGTGGCATCAAAGGTGTGGTAAAGGACACTGACGGGAATGCACTTGCAAATGCTACGATATCGGTGGAGGGGATCAGGCATGACGTCAAAACAG CTTCTACAGGTGATTACTGGCGTCTTCTACACCCAGGCGAGTATCGTGTAACTGCGAGAGCCGATGGCTATTCATCTCAGACTCGCTTGTGCATGGTAGGCTACGAGGCAGGTGCGTCGCGATGCAGCTTCACATTAACCAAGTCTAACTGGGCCCGGATTAGAGAGATCATGGCCCAGAGTGGGAATAAACCAGTTCAGGTGGCCACCAGGACCCAGGCTGGAAGCAGAAGCAATGCTGGTCCGAATAAAAACAACCCTGTTGCGGGAGGAAGGGAACGACTGCGCCGTCTGCGTCTGATGCGTCTGCGTAGGCTGCGGATGCAGAGGCTGAGAGGCAACATGACCACCAATGTAGCgcccacccccaccaccactaccaccaccaccactaccaccaccaccaccaccaccaccactccatttcccaccaccaccacagagCTGATAACAGAGACCACTGACTCTTGGTTCGACTCATGGTTTATGACAGACAGCACAGATGTAGTGGATCCCGTCGAGCTTGAGCTCCCGGAGACAGAACCAACACGAGACTACACCTTTGAGTATAGAATAGATGATTACTGA
- the ykt6 gene encoding synaptobrevin homolog YKT6, with product MKLYSLCVLYKGSNKANLLKAAYDLSPYSFFQRSSVQEFMTFTSSLIVERTGLGSRASVKEQEYLCHVYVRNDCLGGVVIADNEYPSRVCFTLLDKVLEEFSRQVDSIDWPSGSPTTVQYTALDSYLAKYQNPREADAMTKVQAELDETKIILHNTMESLLERGEKLDDLVQKSEHLGNQSKAFYKTARKQNSCCEVM from the exons ATGAAGCtctacagtttgtgtgtgttgtacaaaGGCTCGAACAAGGCCAACCTTCTCAAAGCAGCCTACGATTTGTCTCCGTACAGTTTTTTTCAGAGATCCAG TGTACAAGAGTTCATGACGTTCACCAGCAGCCTGATAGTCGAGCGCACCGGATTAGGAAGCCGCGCGTCCGTCAAAGAACAAG AATACCTGTGTCACGTGTACGTCCGGAACGACTGTCTCGGTGGAGTCGTGATCGCAGACAACGAGTACCCCTCCAGAGTCTGCTTCACTTTGCTTGATAAG GTGTTGGAGGAATTCTCCCGGCAAGTGGACAGCATAGACTGGCCCTCAGGCTCACCGACTACTGTTCAGTACACCGCCTTAGACAGCTACCTGGCCAAGTATCAG AACCCGCGTGAAGCCGATGCCATGACCAAAGTGCAAGCTGAACTGGATGAAACCAAAATCATTCTG cacaacacaatgGAGTCACTTCTGGAAAGAGGAGAAAAGCTGGATGATTTGGTACAGAAATCAGAGCACCTGGGAAACCAATCAAAAGCCTTTTACAAAACG GCACGGAAACAGAACTCTTGCTGTGAGGTGATGTGA